A single region of the Maniola jurtina chromosome 6, ilManJurt1.1, whole genome shotgun sequence genome encodes:
- the LOC123866079 gene encoding vascular endothelial growth factor receptor 1 isoform X3, whose translation MSSSSIRPLLTVAVGYIIICSHILADKEIKGPVIIPSKSDVILRSGQNFTIFCKSRMPVQIKQQHIPENDVGPFYKKHRNITSSDDSILNEFETALDLYNVDRYAIGYYACFDSSVNESSVLNNLQKEPNNTEHISYIYIYVDDTGKLFAPMREMVISTPGATVVIECRPTTPDVNVTLLGDFPDSDYKHYFSPKIGFTFSSDALLDIPMTGFFCNFVRENQNDTIEVYVQKLLLAETPRPNIVSQSKYFLEGESFWLNCTVDYELNNPVLLDWIKPREFTKSKVVIETNEETLKTAGTLYKTLTIIDANAENDGDYTCTSSGAGPEQSTITKVYKGKTGFINITMGNLKNPIETKQSKATLVTIVNDAYPPANYTFYKNDKEILVKLPKYEIKEGGGKVNLVIYKLNINDTANYTVVAANKDVSKKLTFDVRKIAYPVINFGSGDKRFLLNTVATLQCEAVGYPLPNIRWYFTTETGEQQEISSMAENKVESLTKVTSYLTIPVHASGNITCSPGKQSDVASVTRRFLVYEVPNGFGVVNSHKTWYSEGQEAIIECYASRYDFHNVTWIRNNKTLSDFVTILDTALSFIARLKISSVSINDAGAYTCHGHRKDDSEESQTVSVTVAERRPPNITIPASESNEEVNPYQPVRLTCQANAVPPPVINWYKDGERLENNTFVDIFTDYLDHMTVNSTIDIKQMLEEHKGKYECIAESGDTSVSESYNLIIKEKSPYKSAIYLSIIGIVVFILVLLIVYLIWKIRKEKQFRKELAAAGLLYFKEGVTRSLNPELGIDEQAELLPYDERFEFPPEKLQLGKQLGAGAFGVVYKAEARGIINAEETTPVAVKMVKKTADNMYIKALASELKIMVHLGKHVNIVNLLGACTKNVGKRELVVIVEYCKFGNIHNYMQRHREVFIDQLTDDKEKNLGKVNRGFICNTGSTGVQSDYFGSNHSQETDHTFVNTANTNRSGRKDNANETVEFVRVSETGYVQPEWRSNYETDYVFDGRNPRPLTSRDLLAWAFQIARGMEYLASRKVLHGDLAARNVLLAEDNIVKICDFGLARSIYKNDEYRKQENSPLPVKWLAIECMTDRIFSTQSDVWSFGIVLWELFSLAKTPYPNVSPTSLVQWLSDGHRLEKPQYADDRLYDVMMRCWEQKPTARPNFSQLQEILGSFLEDNVRNHYVDLNSVFMDSNVKAEGEEDYLAMVCAPDYNNMVTPSPHQYVNDSRNFFPATPTQLLHDDEGYLQMSPANQNIFSPRTLSNKFDFDARKLNPRASELGHSQGSELTPMLSLNNLPTRSGSESDHEGNVSPYLNMCPRIDEESDEVFETKQYNFRNAHNNLNRAVTNPTYITLEVDLEKKPQNISNNYMNINVPNGLVK comes from the exons ATGAGTAGCAGCTCAATTCGGCCACTTTTAACGGTTGCCGTtggatatataataatatgttctcaTATATTAGCAg ataaagaaataaaaggcCCAGTTATTATACCAAGTAAAAGTGACGTTATTCTAAGGAGTGGGCAAAACTttacaatattttgtaaatcGAGAATGCCGgtacaaataaaacaacaacACATTCCAGAAAATGATGTAGGACCTTTCTATAAGAAACATAGAAACATAACGAGTTCAGATGATAGCATATTGAATGAATTTGAAACAGCGCTAGATTTATACAATGTGGATAGGTATGCAATCGGATACTACGCTTGTTTCGATAGTAGTGTCAATGAGAGTAGCGTTCTCAATAACCTACAGAAAGAACCTAACAACACTGAACATATTTCCTATATTTACATCTACGTTGATG ATACGGGTAAATTATTTGCACCTATGAGAGAAATGGTCATATCCACACCTGGGGCGACGGTCGTAATTGAATGTAGACCTACGACGCCAGATGTGAACGTTACTCTGTTAGGG GACTTTCCAGACAGTGATTACAAACACTATTTTAGTCCTAAAATTGGGTTCACCTTCAGTAGCGATGCTCTCTTGGATATACCAATGACAGGTTTCTTCTGTAACTTTGTGAGAGAAAACCAAAATGATACGATCGAAGTTTATGTACAAAAAT TATTACTGGCCGAAACTCCGAGACCAAACATTGTAAGCCAATCGAAGTATTTTCTGGAAGGTGAATCATTTTGGCTTAACTGCACTGTTGACTATGAACTGAACAATCCGGTTCTACTAGATTGGATTAAGCCTCGGGAGTTCACAAAG AGTAAAGTTGTTATTGAAACAAATGAAGAGACGTTGAAAACTGCAGGAACTTTATACAAAACCTTAACTATAATTGATGCCAATGCTGAAAATGATGGGGATTATACATGCACATCTAGTGGTGCAGGTCCTGAACAGTCTACGATTACAAAGGTATACAAAG gcAAAACAGGATTTATAAACATAACAATGGGTAATCTTAAAAATCCAATAGAAACCAAGCAATCAAAAGCAACATTAGTTACAATTGTGAATGACGCCTATCCCCCAGCGAATTATACctt TTATAAAAATGACAAGGAGATATTAGTAAAACTAccaaaatatgaaattaaagAAGGAGGTGGAAAAGTGAATCtggttatttataaattaaacattaaCGACACAGCGAACTATACAGTTGTAGCAGCCAATAAGGACGTctcaaaaaaattaacatttgaTGTCAGAAAAATAG CTTATCCAGTCATCAACTTTGGGTCAGGTGACAAAAGATTTTTACTGAACACAGTTGCAACTTTACAATGCGAAGCTGTAGGATATCCTCTTCCAAACATTCGATGGTACTTTACGACAGAAACGGGAGAGCAACAAGAAATTAGTAGCATG GCTGAAAATAAGGTCGAATCTTTAACTAAAGTGACATCATACCTCACAATACCAGTTCACGCTTCAGGGAACATAACATGCAGTCCAGGAAAACAATCAGATGTAGCATCTGTTACGAGAAGATTTCTCGTATATGAAGTACCCAATGGTTTTGGCGTGGTAAATAGTCACAAAACGTGGTATTCTGAGGGCCAAGAAGCAATAATCGAATGTTATGCTTCCAGATACGACTTTCATAATGTGACATGGATCAGAAACAATAAAACATTGTCAGACTTTG TCACAATATTAGACACTGCACTGTCGTTTATAGCACGACTAAAGATAAGTAGTGTATCCATCAATGACGCTGGAGCTTACACATGCCACGGACATAGGAAGGATGATTCAGAAGAAAGTCAAACTGTTTCAGTCACAGTTGCAG AGAGACGACCTCCAAACATTACGATTCCGGCAAGTGAATCGAATGAGGAAGTAAACCCATATCAACCAGTACGACTTACTTGTCAAGCTAATGCTGTTCCTCCTCCTGTTATAAACTGGTACAAG GATGGTGAAAGATTAGAAAACAATACATTTGTGGACATATTCACAGATTATTTAGATCACATGACGGTAAACTCTACAATTGATATAAAACAGATGCTTGAAGAGCATAAAGGGAAATACGAATGTATCGCTGAAAGTGGTGATACCTCCGTTAGCGAGTCTTACAATCTCATAATCAAAG AAAAATCTCCCTACAAGTCGgcaatatacctaagtattatagGTATTGTTGTATTTATCCTTGTTTTATTGATTGTATATTTAATATGGAAGATTCGAAAAGAAAAACAGTTCAGGAAAGAATTGGCAGCGGCCGGACTTCTGTATTTTAAGGAGGGAGTTACGAGATCTCTTAACCCGGAGTTGGGCATTGATGAACAAGCTGAGCTTCTGCCTTACGACGAAAGATTTGAGTTTCCTCCAGAAAAACttcaactag GTAAACAGCTCGGAGCAGGTGCGTTTGGCGTGGTGTACAAAGCAGAAGCTCGTGGCATAATCAATGCTGAGGAGACCACGCCTGTGGCCGTCAAAATGGTGAAGAAGACTGCTGataatatgtacataaaagCTCTAGCATCGGAACTCAAGATAATGGTGCATCTCGGAAAACATGTTAATATCGTTAACTTGCTCGGAGCATGCACTAAAAATGTTGGCAAGC GTGAACTGGTCGTGATTGTAGAGTACTGCAAGTTTGGTAACATTCACAACTACATGCAGAGGCACCGTGAAGTCTTTATAGACCAGCTCACTGATGACAAGGAGAAGAATCTCGGCAAGGTCAATAGAGGGTTTATTTGCAACACTGGAAGCACTGG TGTGCAGTCAGACTATTTCGGATCGAACCATTCACAAGAGACAGACCACACTTTCGTCAATACTGCGAACACGAATAGATCGGGAAGGAAAG ATAATGCTAATGAGACAGTGGAGTTTGTTCGAG TTTCGGAGACAGGCTATGTCCAGCCCGAATGGCGTTCAAATTACGAAACCGACTACGTTTTTGATGGACGCAACCCGCGGCCTTTGACTTCAAGAGACCTTTTGGCGTGGGCATTCCAGATTGCGAGGGGTATGGAATACCTTGCAAGCAGAAAG GTGCTGCATGGTGATCTAGCAGCCAGGAATGTGCTGTTGGCAGAAGATAACATTGTCAAAATTTGCGATTTTGGCTTAGCACGAAGCATTTATAAAAATGACGAATATAGGAAACAGGAAAAT AGCCCCCTTCCAGTGAAATGGTTGGCCATCGAGTGCATGACCGACCGCATATTTTCAACGCAGTCTGATGTGTGGTCGTTTGGCATCGTGTTATGGGAGTTATTTTCTCTCGCCAAGACGCCCTATCCGAATGTTAGTCCTACAAGTCTTGTGCAGTGGCTTAGTGACGG cCATCGTCTTGAGAAACCGCAGTATGCTGACGATCGGCTATATGACGTGATGATGCGATGTTGGGAACAGAAACCCACGGCACGTCCGAATTTTAGTCAGCTGCAAGAGATCCTTGGCTCGTTCCTTGAGGATAATGTCCGAAAC CACTACGTTGATCTAAACTCAGTCTTTATGGATTCAAACGTGAAAGCCGAAGGGGAAGAGGACTATCTAGCCATGGTCTGCGCTCCCGACTACAACAATATGGTTACGCCCAGTCCACATCAATACGTCAACGACTCAAGAAACTTCTTCCCTGCAACACCCACGCAATTATTACACG ATGACGAAGGCTATCTACAGATGAGTCCGGCAAATCAAAACATATTCAGCCCTAGAACGCTAAGTAACAAATTCGATTTCGATGCACGAAAGTTAAACCCTAGGGCATCTGAACTAGGGCACAGTCAAGGTTCAGAGCTTACACCAATGTTAAGTTTGAATAACTTGCCAACCAGAAGCGGTTCAGAATCCGATCACGAGGGGAATGTGTCTCCATACCTTAACATGTGCCCAAGAATCGACGAAGAATCAGACGAAGTATTTGAAACAAAACAGTACAATTTCAGAAACGCACATAATAACCTGAATAGGGCAGTAACGAACCCAACTTACATAACATTGGAAGTAGACTTAGAGAAGAAGCCGCAAAACATTTCTAATAATTACATGAACATCAATGTACCAAACGGTCTAGtcaaataa
- the LOC123866079 gene encoding vascular endothelial growth factor receptor 1 isoform X4 — MSSSSIRPLLTVAVGYIIICSHILADKEIKGPVIIPSKSDVILRSGQNFTIFCKSRMPVQIKQQHIPENDVGPFYKKHRNITSSDDSILNEFETALDLYNVDRYAIGYYACFDSSVNESSVLNNLQKEPNNTEHISYIYIYVDDTGKLFAPMREMVISTPGATVVIECRPTTPDVNVTLLGSNNKTTEYVEYSSKIGFLVTLRKLRSYICHGHRGHIHNNSTKEISILLAETPRPNIVSQSKYFLEGESFWLNCTVDYELNNPVLLDWIKPREFTKSKVVIETNEETLKTAGTLYKTLTIIDANAENDGDYTCTSSGAGPEQSTITKVYKGKTGFINITMGNLKNPIETKQSKATLVTIVNDAYPPANYTFYKNDKEILVKLPKYEIKEGGGKVNLVIYKLNINDTANYTVVAANKDVSKKLTFDVRKIAYPVINFGSGDKRFLLNTVATLQCEAVGYPLPNIRWYFTTETGEQQEISSMAENKVESLTKVTSYLTIPVHASGNITCSPGKQSDVASVTRRFLVYEVPNGFGVVNSHKTWYSEGQEAIIECYASRYDFHNVTWIRNNKTLSDFVTILDTALSFIARLKISSVSINDAGAYTCHGHRKDDSEESQTVSVTVAERRPPNITIPASESNEEVNPYQPVRLTCQANAVPPPVINWYKDGERLENNTFVDIFTDYLDHMTVNSTIDIKQMLEEHKGKYECIAESGDTSVSESYNLIIKEKSPYKSAIYLSIIGIVVFILVLLIVYLIWKIRKEKQFRKELAAAGLLYFKEGVTRSLNPELGIDEQAELLPYDERFEFPPEKLQLGKQLGAGAFGVVYKAEARGIINAEETTPVAVKMVKKTADNMYIKALASELKIMVHLGKHVNIVNLLGACTKNVGKRELVVIVEYCKFGNIHNYMQRHREVFIDQLTDDKEKNLGKVNRGFICNTGSTGVQSDYFGSNHSQETDHTFVNTANTNRSGRKDNANETVEFVRVSETGYVQPEWRSNYETDYVFDGRNPRPLTSRDLLAWAFQIARGMEYLASRKVLHGDLAARNVLLAEDNIVKICDFGLARSIYKNDEYRKQENSPLPVKWLAIECMTDRIFSTQSDVWSFGIVLWELFSLAKTPYPNVSPTSLVQWLSDGHRLEKPQYADDRLYDVMMRCWEQKPTARPNFSQLQEILGSFLEDNVRNHYVDLNSVFMDSNVKAEGEEDYLAMVCAPDYNNMVTPSPHQYVNDSRNFFPATPTQLLHDDEGYLQMSPANQNIFSPRTLSNKFDFDARKLNPRASELGHSQGSELTPMLSLNNLPTRSGSESDHEGNVSPYLNMCPRIDEESDEVFETKQYNFRNAHNNLNRAVTNPTYITLEVDLEKKPQNISNNYMNINVPNGLVK, encoded by the exons ATGAGTAGCAGCTCAATTCGGCCACTTTTAACGGTTGCCGTtggatatataataatatgttctcaTATATTAGCAg ataaagaaataaaaggcCCAGTTATTATACCAAGTAAAAGTGACGTTATTCTAAGGAGTGGGCAAAACTttacaatattttgtaaatcGAGAATGCCGgtacaaataaaacaacaacACATTCCAGAAAATGATGTAGGACCTTTCTATAAGAAACATAGAAACATAACGAGTTCAGATGATAGCATATTGAATGAATTTGAAACAGCGCTAGATTTATACAATGTGGATAGGTATGCAATCGGATACTACGCTTGTTTCGATAGTAGTGTCAATGAGAGTAGCGTTCTCAATAACCTACAGAAAGAACCTAACAACACTGAACATATTTCCTATATTTACATCTACGTTGATG ATACGGGTAAATTATTTGCACCTATGAGAGAAATGGTCATATCCACACCTGGGGCGACGGTCGTAATTGAATGTAGACCTACGACGCCAGATGTGAACGTTACTCTGTTAGGG AGTAACAACAAGACAACAGAGTACGTAGAATACTCTTCAAAGATTGGATTTTTAGTGACACTGCGTAAACTACGCTCATATATTTGCCATGGACATCGAGgacatatacataataatagtaCGAAGgaaataagta TATTACTGGCCGAAACTCCGAGACCAAACATTGTAAGCCAATCGAAGTATTTTCTGGAAGGTGAATCATTTTGGCTTAACTGCACTGTTGACTATGAACTGAACAATCCGGTTCTACTAGATTGGATTAAGCCTCGGGAGTTCACAAAG AGTAAAGTTGTTATTGAAACAAATGAAGAGACGTTGAAAACTGCAGGAACTTTATACAAAACCTTAACTATAATTGATGCCAATGCTGAAAATGATGGGGATTATACATGCACATCTAGTGGTGCAGGTCCTGAACAGTCTACGATTACAAAGGTATACAAAG gcAAAACAGGATTTATAAACATAACAATGGGTAATCTTAAAAATCCAATAGAAACCAAGCAATCAAAAGCAACATTAGTTACAATTGTGAATGACGCCTATCCCCCAGCGAATTATACctt TTATAAAAATGACAAGGAGATATTAGTAAAACTAccaaaatatgaaattaaagAAGGAGGTGGAAAAGTGAATCtggttatttataaattaaacattaaCGACACAGCGAACTATACAGTTGTAGCAGCCAATAAGGACGTctcaaaaaaattaacatttgaTGTCAGAAAAATAG CTTATCCAGTCATCAACTTTGGGTCAGGTGACAAAAGATTTTTACTGAACACAGTTGCAACTTTACAATGCGAAGCTGTAGGATATCCTCTTCCAAACATTCGATGGTACTTTACGACAGAAACGGGAGAGCAACAAGAAATTAGTAGCATG GCTGAAAATAAGGTCGAATCTTTAACTAAAGTGACATCATACCTCACAATACCAGTTCACGCTTCAGGGAACATAACATGCAGTCCAGGAAAACAATCAGATGTAGCATCTGTTACGAGAAGATTTCTCGTATATGAAGTACCCAATGGTTTTGGCGTGGTAAATAGTCACAAAACGTGGTATTCTGAGGGCCAAGAAGCAATAATCGAATGTTATGCTTCCAGATACGACTTTCATAATGTGACATGGATCAGAAACAATAAAACATTGTCAGACTTTG TCACAATATTAGACACTGCACTGTCGTTTATAGCACGACTAAAGATAAGTAGTGTATCCATCAATGACGCTGGAGCTTACACATGCCACGGACATAGGAAGGATGATTCAGAAGAAAGTCAAACTGTTTCAGTCACAGTTGCAG AGAGACGACCTCCAAACATTACGATTCCGGCAAGTGAATCGAATGAGGAAGTAAACCCATATCAACCAGTACGACTTACTTGTCAAGCTAATGCTGTTCCTCCTCCTGTTATAAACTGGTACAAG GATGGTGAAAGATTAGAAAACAATACATTTGTGGACATATTCACAGATTATTTAGATCACATGACGGTAAACTCTACAATTGATATAAAACAGATGCTTGAAGAGCATAAAGGGAAATACGAATGTATCGCTGAAAGTGGTGATACCTCCGTTAGCGAGTCTTACAATCTCATAATCAAAG AAAAATCTCCCTACAAGTCGgcaatatacctaagtattatagGTATTGTTGTATTTATCCTTGTTTTATTGATTGTATATTTAATATGGAAGATTCGAAAAGAAAAACAGTTCAGGAAAGAATTGGCAGCGGCCGGACTTCTGTATTTTAAGGAGGGAGTTACGAGATCTCTTAACCCGGAGTTGGGCATTGATGAACAAGCTGAGCTTCTGCCTTACGACGAAAGATTTGAGTTTCCTCCAGAAAAACttcaactag GTAAACAGCTCGGAGCAGGTGCGTTTGGCGTGGTGTACAAAGCAGAAGCTCGTGGCATAATCAATGCTGAGGAGACCACGCCTGTGGCCGTCAAAATGGTGAAGAAGACTGCTGataatatgtacataaaagCTCTAGCATCGGAACTCAAGATAATGGTGCATCTCGGAAAACATGTTAATATCGTTAACTTGCTCGGAGCATGCACTAAAAATGTTGGCAAGC GTGAACTGGTCGTGATTGTAGAGTACTGCAAGTTTGGTAACATTCACAACTACATGCAGAGGCACCGTGAAGTCTTTATAGACCAGCTCACTGATGACAAGGAGAAGAATCTCGGCAAGGTCAATAGAGGGTTTATTTGCAACACTGGAAGCACTGG TGTGCAGTCAGACTATTTCGGATCGAACCATTCACAAGAGACAGACCACACTTTCGTCAATACTGCGAACACGAATAGATCGGGAAGGAAAG ATAATGCTAATGAGACAGTGGAGTTTGTTCGAG TTTCGGAGACAGGCTATGTCCAGCCCGAATGGCGTTCAAATTACGAAACCGACTACGTTTTTGATGGACGCAACCCGCGGCCTTTGACTTCAAGAGACCTTTTGGCGTGGGCATTCCAGATTGCGAGGGGTATGGAATACCTTGCAAGCAGAAAG GTGCTGCATGGTGATCTAGCAGCCAGGAATGTGCTGTTGGCAGAAGATAACATTGTCAAAATTTGCGATTTTGGCTTAGCACGAAGCATTTATAAAAATGACGAATATAGGAAACAGGAAAAT AGCCCCCTTCCAGTGAAATGGTTGGCCATCGAGTGCATGACCGACCGCATATTTTCAACGCAGTCTGATGTGTGGTCGTTTGGCATCGTGTTATGGGAGTTATTTTCTCTCGCCAAGACGCCCTATCCGAATGTTAGTCCTACAAGTCTTGTGCAGTGGCTTAGTGACGG cCATCGTCTTGAGAAACCGCAGTATGCTGACGATCGGCTATATGACGTGATGATGCGATGTTGGGAACAGAAACCCACGGCACGTCCGAATTTTAGTCAGCTGCAAGAGATCCTTGGCTCGTTCCTTGAGGATAATGTCCGAAAC CACTACGTTGATCTAAACTCAGTCTTTATGGATTCAAACGTGAAAGCCGAAGGGGAAGAGGACTATCTAGCCATGGTCTGCGCTCCCGACTACAACAATATGGTTACGCCCAGTCCACATCAATACGTCAACGACTCAAGAAACTTCTTCCCTGCAACACCCACGCAATTATTACACG ATGACGAAGGCTATCTACAGATGAGTCCGGCAAATCAAAACATATTCAGCCCTAGAACGCTAAGTAACAAATTCGATTTCGATGCACGAAAGTTAAACCCTAGGGCATCTGAACTAGGGCACAGTCAAGGTTCAGAGCTTACACCAATGTTAAGTTTGAATAACTTGCCAACCAGAAGCGGTTCAGAATCCGATCACGAGGGGAATGTGTCTCCATACCTTAACATGTGCCCAAGAATCGACGAAGAATCAGACGAAGTATTTGAAACAAAACAGTACAATTTCAGAAACGCACATAATAACCTGAATAGGGCAGTAACGAACCCAACTTACATAACATTGGAAGTAGACTTAGAGAAGAAGCCGCAAAACATTTCTAATAATTACATGAACATCAATGTACCAAACGGTCTAGtcaaataa